One stretch of Armigeres subalbatus isolate Guangzhou_Male chromosome 2, GZ_Asu_2, whole genome shotgun sequence DNA includes these proteins:
- the LOC134210845 gene encoding matrix metalloproteinase-14-like isoform X1 produces MVVFSVVCALASIVTCTNGFPLYLSQFGYLSAKYRNPTSGSLLEKDTWEKAIMEFQSFAGLNITGELDGETMELMSLPRCGVRDKVGFGSDSRSKRYALQGSRWKVKALTYRISKYPSRLDRAEVDKEIAKAFSVWSEYTDLSFTPKKSAPVHIDIRFEVNEHGDGDPFDGPGGTLAHAYFPVYGGDAHFDDAEFWTIGKSRGTNLFQVAAHEFGHSLGLSHSDVRSALMAPFYRGYDPVFRLDSDDIQGIQSLYGRKTGGSSGGSGFNPPRTTSRPVQRDPDSELCSSPKIDAMFNTADGSTYAFKGDNYYKLTENAVAEGYPKKIAEGWPGLPGNIDAAFTYKNGKTYFFQGTKYWRYSGRQVDGDYPKEISEGFTGIPDHLDAALVWGGNGKIYFYKGSKFWRFDPLKRPPVKSTYPKPISNWEGLPNNIDAALQYTNGYTYFFKDDKYYRFNDRTFSIDQTDPPFPRPVAHWWYGCKNTPTTFDTLGNVKAIKNDEDQHDNVADDLILDAAAGSDERPAADDYNRGSGASSTWTNVSIILFSALVGLALKF; encoded by the exons ATGGTGGTGTTCTCGGTTGTCTGCGCTTTGGCGTCGATCGTTACTTGTACGAATGGGTTCCCG CTCTACTTGTCACAATTTGGCTACCTCAGTGCGAAGTACCGGAATCCAACCAGCGGGAGTCTGCTGGAGAAGGATACCTGGGAGAAGGCAATCATGGAGTTCCAGAGCTTTGCCGGCCTCAACATAACCGGCGAGCTGGACGGCGAAACGATGGAGCTCATGTCACTGCCACGGTGCGGAGTTCGGGATAAGGTCGGATTCGGATCGGATTCCCGATCGAAACGGTACGCCCTCCAGGGCAGTCGGTGGAAGGTGAAAGCGCTCACCTATAGGATATCGAAGTATCCGTCGCGGCTGGATCGCGCCGAAGTAGATAAGGAAATAGCTAAGGCTTTCTCGGTGTGGAGTGAGTACACCGACCTGTCGTTCACGCCAAAGAAGAGCGCCCCAGTGCACATAGATATTAGGTTCGAGGTTAACGAGCACGGCGATGGTGATCCGTTTGATGGCCCGGGCGGTACCCTGGCGCACGCTTACTTCCCGGTTTACGGAGGGGATGCTCATTTTGACGATGCGGAGTTTTGGACGATTGGAAAGAGTCGGGGGACGAATCTGTTCCAAGTTGCTGCTCACGAGTTTGGTCACTCGCTGGGGTTGAGTCACTCGGATGTGCGGTCGGCCCTGATGGCACCGTTCTACCGGGGGTACGATCCGGTGTTTCGGTTAGATTCCGATGACATTCAG GGAATCCAAAGTCTCTATGGCCGCAAAACCGGAGGAAGTTCCGGTGGCAGTGGGTTCAACCCACCCCGAACGACCTCACGTCCAGTGCAACGAGATCCAGACTCCGAGCTGTGCTCCTCACCCAAGATCGACGCCATGTTCAACACCGCGGATGGCAGTACGTACGCCTTCAAGGGGGACAACTACTACAAACTGACGGAGAATGCCGTAGCGGAGGGTTATCCAAAGAAAATTGCCGAAGGATGGCCTGGACTACCAG GAAACATCGATGCCGCCTTCACGTACAAAAATGGGAAGACGTACTTCTTCCAGGGGACCAAGTACTGGCGGTACTCTGGCCGACAAGTGGACGGAGACTACCCGAAGGAGATCAGCGAAGGATTCACCGGTATTCCGGACCATCTGGACGCTGCTCTTGTTTGGGGCGGTAACGGCAAAATCTACTTCTACAAGGGTAGCAAGTTCTGGCGGTTCGACCCGCTGAAGCGGCCGCCGGTCAAGTCTACGTACCCGAAACCCATCTCCAACTGGGAAGGGCTGCCCAACAACATTGATGCTGCGCTGCAGTACACCAATGGATACACTTACTTCTTTAAGGACGACAAGTACTATCGGTTTAACGATAGGACGTTCTCA ATTGACCAAACAGACCCACCATTCCCACGGCCGGTGGCGCACTGGTGGTATGGCTGCAAAAACACCCCCACGACTTTCGACACGTTAGGTAATGTTAAAGCAATTAAGAATGATGAAGACCAGCACGACAATGTCGCCGATGATTTGATTTTGGATGCGG
- the LOC134210845 gene encoding matrix metalloproteinase-14-like isoform X2, with the protein MVVFSVVCALASIVTCTNGFPLYLSQFGYLSAKYRNPTSGSLLEKDTWEKAIMEFQSFAGLNITGELDGETMELMSLPRCGVRDKVGFGSDSRSKRYALQGSRWKVKALTYRISKYPSRLDRAEVDKEIAKAFSVWSEYTDLSFTPKKSAPVHIDIRFEVNEHGDGDPFDGPGGTLAHAYFPVYGGDAHFDDAEFWTIGKSRGTNLFQVAAHEFGHSLGLSHSDVRSALMAPFYRGYDPVFRLDSDDIQGIQSLYGRKTGGSSGGSGFNPPRTTSRPVQRDPDSELCSSPKIDAMFNTADGSTYAFKGDNYYKLTENAVAEGYPKKIAEGWPGLPGNIDAAFTYKNGKTYFFQGTKYWRYSGRQVDGDYPKEISEGFTGIPDHLDAALVWGGNGKIYFYKGSKFWRFDPLKRPPVKSTYPKPISNWEGLPNNIDAALQYTNGYTYFFKDDKYYRFNDRTFSIDQTDPPFPRPVAHWWYGCKNTPTTFDTLGNVKAIKNDEDQHDNVADDLILDAAGSDERPAADDYNRGSGASSTWTNVSIILFSALVGLALKF; encoded by the exons ATGGTGGTGTTCTCGGTTGTCTGCGCTTTGGCGTCGATCGTTACTTGTACGAATGGGTTCCCG CTCTACTTGTCACAATTTGGCTACCTCAGTGCGAAGTACCGGAATCCAACCAGCGGGAGTCTGCTGGAGAAGGATACCTGGGAGAAGGCAATCATGGAGTTCCAGAGCTTTGCCGGCCTCAACATAACCGGCGAGCTGGACGGCGAAACGATGGAGCTCATGTCACTGCCACGGTGCGGAGTTCGGGATAAGGTCGGATTCGGATCGGATTCCCGATCGAAACGGTACGCCCTCCAGGGCAGTCGGTGGAAGGTGAAAGCGCTCACCTATAGGATATCGAAGTATCCGTCGCGGCTGGATCGCGCCGAAGTAGATAAGGAAATAGCTAAGGCTTTCTCGGTGTGGAGTGAGTACACCGACCTGTCGTTCACGCCAAAGAAGAGCGCCCCAGTGCACATAGATATTAGGTTCGAGGTTAACGAGCACGGCGATGGTGATCCGTTTGATGGCCCGGGCGGTACCCTGGCGCACGCTTACTTCCCGGTTTACGGAGGGGATGCTCATTTTGACGATGCGGAGTTTTGGACGATTGGAAAGAGTCGGGGGACGAATCTGTTCCAAGTTGCTGCTCACGAGTTTGGTCACTCGCTGGGGTTGAGTCACTCGGATGTGCGGTCGGCCCTGATGGCACCGTTCTACCGGGGGTACGATCCGGTGTTTCGGTTAGATTCCGATGACATTCAG GGAATCCAAAGTCTCTATGGCCGCAAAACCGGAGGAAGTTCCGGTGGCAGTGGGTTCAACCCACCCCGAACGACCTCACGTCCAGTGCAACGAGATCCAGACTCCGAGCTGTGCTCCTCACCCAAGATCGACGCCATGTTCAACACCGCGGATGGCAGTACGTACGCCTTCAAGGGGGACAACTACTACAAACTGACGGAGAATGCCGTAGCGGAGGGTTATCCAAAGAAAATTGCCGAAGGATGGCCTGGACTACCAG GAAACATCGATGCCGCCTTCACGTACAAAAATGGGAAGACGTACTTCTTCCAGGGGACCAAGTACTGGCGGTACTCTGGCCGACAAGTGGACGGAGACTACCCGAAGGAGATCAGCGAAGGATTCACCGGTATTCCGGACCATCTGGACGCTGCTCTTGTTTGGGGCGGTAACGGCAAAATCTACTTCTACAAGGGTAGCAAGTTCTGGCGGTTCGACCCGCTGAAGCGGCCGCCGGTCAAGTCTACGTACCCGAAACCCATCTCCAACTGGGAAGGGCTGCCCAACAACATTGATGCTGCGCTGCAGTACACCAATGGATACACTTACTTCTTTAAGGACGACAAGTACTATCGGTTTAACGATAGGACGTTCTCA ATTGACCAAACAGACCCACCATTCCCACGGCCGGTGGCGCACTGGTGGTATGGCTGCAAAAACACCCCCACGACTTTCGACACGTTAGGTAATGTTAAAGCAATTAAGAATGATGAAGACCAGCACGACAATGTCGCCGATGATTTGATTTTGGATGCGG
- the LOC134210845 gene encoding matrix metalloproteinase-14-like isoform X3: protein MVVFSVVCALASIVTCTNGFPLYLSQFGYLSAKYRNPTSGSLLEKDTWEKAIMEFQSFAGLNITGELDGETMELMSLPRCGVRDKVGFGSDSRSKRYALQGSRWKVKALTYRISKYPSRLDRAEVDKEIAKAFSVWSEYTDLSFTPKKSAPVHIDIRFEVNEHGDGDPFDGPGGTLAHAYFPVYGGDAHFDDAEFWTIGKSRGTNLFQVAAHEFGHSLGLSHSDVRSALMAPFYRGYDPVFRLDSDDIQGIQSLYGRKTGGSSGGSGFNPPRTTSRPVQRDPDSELCSSPKIDAMFNTADGSTYAFKGDNYYKLTENAVAEGYPKKIAEGWPGLPGNIDAAFTYKNGKTYFFQGTKYWRYSGRQVDGDYPKEISEGFTGIPDHLDAALVWGGNGKIYFYKGSKFWRFDPLKRPPVKSTYPKPISNWEGLPNNIDAALQYTNGYTYFFKDDKYYRFNDRTFSIDQTDPPFPRPVAHWWYGCKNTPTTFDTLAGSDERPAADDYNRGSGASSTWTNVSIILFSALVGLALKF from the exons ATGGTGGTGTTCTCGGTTGTCTGCGCTTTGGCGTCGATCGTTACTTGTACGAATGGGTTCCCG CTCTACTTGTCACAATTTGGCTACCTCAGTGCGAAGTACCGGAATCCAACCAGCGGGAGTCTGCTGGAGAAGGATACCTGGGAGAAGGCAATCATGGAGTTCCAGAGCTTTGCCGGCCTCAACATAACCGGCGAGCTGGACGGCGAAACGATGGAGCTCATGTCACTGCCACGGTGCGGAGTTCGGGATAAGGTCGGATTCGGATCGGATTCCCGATCGAAACGGTACGCCCTCCAGGGCAGTCGGTGGAAGGTGAAAGCGCTCACCTATAGGATATCGAAGTATCCGTCGCGGCTGGATCGCGCCGAAGTAGATAAGGAAATAGCTAAGGCTTTCTCGGTGTGGAGTGAGTACACCGACCTGTCGTTCACGCCAAAGAAGAGCGCCCCAGTGCACATAGATATTAGGTTCGAGGTTAACGAGCACGGCGATGGTGATCCGTTTGATGGCCCGGGCGGTACCCTGGCGCACGCTTACTTCCCGGTTTACGGAGGGGATGCTCATTTTGACGATGCGGAGTTTTGGACGATTGGAAAGAGTCGGGGGACGAATCTGTTCCAAGTTGCTGCTCACGAGTTTGGTCACTCGCTGGGGTTGAGTCACTCGGATGTGCGGTCGGCCCTGATGGCACCGTTCTACCGGGGGTACGATCCGGTGTTTCGGTTAGATTCCGATGACATTCAG GGAATCCAAAGTCTCTATGGCCGCAAAACCGGAGGAAGTTCCGGTGGCAGTGGGTTCAACCCACCCCGAACGACCTCACGTCCAGTGCAACGAGATCCAGACTCCGAGCTGTGCTCCTCACCCAAGATCGACGCCATGTTCAACACCGCGGATGGCAGTACGTACGCCTTCAAGGGGGACAACTACTACAAACTGACGGAGAATGCCGTAGCGGAGGGTTATCCAAAGAAAATTGCCGAAGGATGGCCTGGACTACCAG GAAACATCGATGCCGCCTTCACGTACAAAAATGGGAAGACGTACTTCTTCCAGGGGACCAAGTACTGGCGGTACTCTGGCCGACAAGTGGACGGAGACTACCCGAAGGAGATCAGCGAAGGATTCACCGGTATTCCGGACCATCTGGACGCTGCTCTTGTTTGGGGCGGTAACGGCAAAATCTACTTCTACAAGGGTAGCAAGTTCTGGCGGTTCGACCCGCTGAAGCGGCCGCCGGTCAAGTCTACGTACCCGAAACCCATCTCCAACTGGGAAGGGCTGCCCAACAACATTGATGCTGCGCTGCAGTACACCAATGGATACACTTACTTCTTTAAGGACGACAAGTACTATCGGTTTAACGATAGGACGTTCTCA ATTGACCAAACAGACCCACCATTCCCACGGCCGGTGGCGCACTGGTGGTATGGCTGCAAAAACACCCCCACGACTTTCGACACGTTAG